The window CTTCTGATAACACACCAATATCATAAACTGGTAAAAAACTGACAACTAATTAAAGAAGATAAGAATTCTGtaaagacaaatttaaaaaaaaaaaaaagtaaagaattATGCATTTCATCCAAAACCACCTGTAATTGCCCAGTTACCATCTCAGTCATTTACTGTCACAAACAAAATCttccttttccattttaaaaccTTATTGGCACTAAGTCACACAATTTAACATAATAAACCACTAGTGCATTTTTTATGGAGCTGTTTTTAACTCGTGTCTTTCACAGTGTTAATCactgagcactttttttttttttaaaaaacagttttttcatattttgtaagAAGGTCATATTAAACTGTGGCCAAAAGCAAAAAATCTTGACTTTCTGGGATATGATGAAGGACACTGGAGAGGCagataatgaaaatatgaagCTTGTGGAGTCAGGCCAGGTATTTTCAACCCCTCCAACCCCCTAGTCTACTAAGTCCAATCACAGTCAGTTTTGCTGCATAAGGACTTCTCAGGAACAGAATGGATTCTTCCACATGTTTAAAGTTACAGTTGGGAAATCAGCAGAAGAGCCTGAAACCATAGGCCAGAGGTGGGGGAGGAGTGTACAGTAGTCATCCAAGTCATGACAACAACCCTAAACCGCCCACAGAGCAGGAGCTGCTGCACCCACATCCAGCTGTCCAGACCTATGCCCCCTGTCCATCATGACACAAAATACTAACACCAACTACTACACAAGCCAACAAAAAGGATTCAAACAGAGTATGGGGTTGAACTTAACACTGTGGAGCACAAAAACTATGGCCCAATGTCTAGATCGCTGCAAATGATCAATCACAAATACTGGCAACTGTTGTATCAACAAGGTTTTCTTTAGGTCCTCCCCACTTAACATTATTGACATTTTTCCcaacttaaacacacacacattttcagaaccacttgtcccatacggggtcgcggggaaccggagcctaacccggcaactcggggcgtaagactggagggggagaggacacaccgaggacgggacgccagtccatcgcaggggaccccaagcgggactcaaaccccagacccactggagagcaggacctggtccaacccactgcgccaccgcgcgcCAACTTAAACATTGCAAGTGAAAACAAATACAGGCTCTCTTCTAGCTCTTTGGAACCAGGTGGCATGCTGGCACTCTACTCACAAGAGTCCAGTTTCAGAGACTTCTGCACAGAAATCAACTACAGAGAAGCACTGAAGAGCAAGAAGTAAATACTAATTGTTCTTGCATTAGACTGACACAAAACAGGAATCCAGTATAACATTCAAGTAATTTCTTACATCACAAGTTCCTTCAGACTTAACCACTGAAGAGCAGCAAACAACCAACCCTTTTCCTGGATATCGGGGCCTTTTAAAGCTATCACCAAGGGCTCAATAATATTGAATGAAGCAAACAACTTTTAaaacccaaaaataaaaatccaagcACCAGAGATGGTACATGAAATGCAGAACTGGGCCGTTACACatatttgtaattattcatttctAACATTTTAACAGGCAAataaatggacacacacacacacacacacacacacacacacacacaacctgtccTCAAGTAACCATTCGTAACACTGCCCACAAGTGTTCGtctgcagaaaaacagctgcaaacaacagatgcaaaaaaaaaaaaaaaaaaaaacgcaaatcTAAAGCTATCCAAGTTATGTTTAGATCATCACAGAGATCACGTTCAGAACTTTTCCCCCTGTCTTCCAAaacactttataaaaaaaaaaacaaaaaaaaaaaacaaacctgttCCTGAAGGGTCACATGGCTGGTTAGGGTGGCTTTTGTTACAGGCTGCTGTTACCGTCCTTTTTGAATGAAGTCATTTGCGTTTggctacatttttaaatgaactgaaatcCAACAGCACCGTTGAAGAGGGTGCTCAAACAGGTACCAGGAGGACTCCAAATGGGAAGCTTTCGTGGACAAATCAGGAACTGTGAAACACTGAAACCAGAGACAGCGAACCACCAAGAACCAGGAACTGAGTGTGTTGCGTGTATACCAGAATCATCCAGTGAAAtgataatcacacacacttttttgtaACAAAGTTGGGATCGTGGTGCAAAATattccaccttctgcttctCCCGTTTTTCTGTCAGAGACTGTACAGACCGCGATGGATGGAGAGCTGGGAGACACGTAAGGAACACTTTTTTTACACACTCGTCGGTGTGTgttacataaaacaaacaaacacagtcagTGAGctgacgaaaaaaaaaaagtgacatcacCGGTCCGTAAACCAttctttaaagtttaaaaaaaaaaaaaccagctagCTAGTTAGCAACAGTTTTCACACAGAAAATTCGAGTAAAGCGCGAGATGAGCGCAATTATTCCCTAACCGAGCCCAACCGCTCACTGACTGAGTCAGACTCAGCCGCCCGGCGGCGACCGACACgacagtcagtgagtgagtcagtgtcCCTTCGGCATCTCGCCCTCCCCAAACCGCAAGAAAACTGTCCGCTTGTAACATGGTGGTACGGTGCAGCATTTTCTACCCAAAATACATTAGACTAGTCTAGGCGACTGCTTCGTCAGAGCTCGTCGAGCGAGCCGGGTCGTGTCTTTACCACACGACGACACGTCCAACCCGTTTCCCTCAGCCTCATCCCCCTCGTCCTCCTTTTACCATTCAACTTCTTGTCAGGTTTTCCACCCattattttcaacttttttcttatatttagcTCGTCGCTGAGGTGACGACCGCTCGCTTTTACCTCAGGAAAATGGCATTTAAATCCTTATCTAGGCTCATTTACGGAAAGTCAGCCTTACCTGACTGACAATTCTTTTCCGTCGCTCCCTCTTCGTACGGCTTTTCAAAACCCACTCACGAGGACAACGGCAGACGCTGCGTGCGCGCTCACAGACGTGTTGCCCGGCAAACAGGAAGGTCGGGGGGGGATTGCGTGCGCGCTCACTGCCAAAATCCAGAGCGGGCACGTCTGAGGGAAGACGTGGCCGCGCTTACAGCCGCGTGTTCGCGAGGCGGCGGACACACCTTTCTCCTTGAGCATCGCATTCACGGCTGGAGGAGTTTGTTTCACTCCATTTTTACAACATTTCAATGCCATTCTTTCCATTGCActacttaatttacatttatttatccgacgcttttctccaaagcgactcacaatgttaatgGAACTGCGCTTATTtcatttgcctgtttatacagttgagctgagtagtttttagagtaattcagaataagtaccttgctcatgagtACTACACctagagatgggattcgaacctgcaggcTTTGGCTCTATAGGCAGCTGCCCCCTTCATGTATTAGATCAGGTTTTATTATTGACTGTAGCAGAAAATGTCATATGTCTATATGTCATACAGTATGACTGTGGTGCAAGATGCAGCTCCAACAACATCATTAAGCTCACTGATGACACAACCATGGGTCTCACCAGtaacaatgatgaaacatcaccgggagaggaggagaaacgCAAAAGATTGTCACCGAGTTCAGGAGAGCTCATACCCTTCATCCTCCGCCGACCATCGGTGGTTCGCCCATAGAGGGAGTCAGCGGCACCAGATTCCCGGGGGTGCACATCACCGATgacctctcctggaccacaACGCTGCATCActggccaagaaagcccagcatcGCCTGTACTTCCTGCAGATGCTGAGGAGGGCGAGCGTGCCACCGCACATCATACACACCTTCTTCTACAGCGACACCACTGAGAGCACCCTGACCAGCTGTATCGCTGCATGGTTTGGGAGCTGCAACGTCCCCGACCACAAAACCATACAGTGCATAGTGACTACAGCTGGGAAGATCACTGGTACCCCACTCCCCTCCCTACAGGACATCCCCCATGCCCGCTGCACCATCCTCACACACTCTTCCCACAGCTTCTTCAGCCTCCTGCCATCTGAGAAGAGATACGGTAGCAaactgtgcaacagcttttcccccaagctgtcaggatcctgaactctctACCACCTTCAACAAACCTGACTTTGAACTCTGACCCCCCCATCCACGGTGGCACCAGCCACTTTAATACGGATGGTACAGACTGTCTTATTTTATGCCGCTGACTGTTCTGCTGAAACCTTATTTAATACATTCTCTATATTCTAAAACAAACTTACTCTTTTGCACTACCTcctttttatctgtttattacattttattaggCTGAAAATATCACCGCAGTtgaaaatttaatatattttcttatgTTCACACTGTGGTGCGGGAGAAACGTTATTTCACCCCTGTGTATGTcctacacatacagtattgtgggaatgacaacAAAGTTGActttttgaatttgatatgcATTAAAACCTGTGTAACTTAAAACAaggcatgtgttttttttttttttgtatgaagtAGTAGTGAAGTGAATTGAATTCCGTAGTGGACAGTAAATTGGATTGAACTAGTTTACTGTGTCTTCCGATAAAATACATAAGGAAATATTACGTTTGCATGTAGAATTATGGATCATTCTCCTCCTAGCCCCAAGGAGTCCTCATTCCATAATTCTGTATTATTGCAGTTTGCAATTATTATTCCctattttctccttttattcACAAATTATCAATACCACTGCGGGCTGCTTCACTGTAACATAACTAACTGCATATTCATTACAGATAAacttaaaatcatttttcatACTTAATGTCTGCATACAGCACTCTACATGTAGTTTCCAGAAGTATTTAATTGTCTAAGGTTATATGAGGACATATGATGGATCTTTATTAATGTCACATGGTTATTCTTTATTTCCTATGGTTACTTGCTAGTATTGCAGCATTACTGGTTATTCTATAATAATCTGATTACAGTATTTTGTTAGTTGCCTTCATGTTGGTTTTATGAAGTTCTCTTTAACGACATCTGACGCCATCTGGTGTTCAAATTGAGCAATGACATGTTCATTTGTCAgaagttcattaattaattaattgatctGCTGTCCATCATTAAAATAGTGCTGGAAAGTGGGAAAGAATTCAAAGAATTATTCTTTTAGCAACAAGCTGGAAGGCGTTACTACATAATGCTACAGCAAACTACTGCACAGAGAGCACAGGACAATTTCCGCTGGTCACTGTATTGGCTTCTTACACTTGGTGTTTCACTGTTTCAGTCCTGACTGTAGAGCAGAGTGCCACTGAAGATCTGCATGAACTTACCTTAAGGTTTTTTGTATAAAACAGATTATGTATCTTTATAGGTGACATCAGAATTTTTTTAGGGATTATTGTAGAATAGGGACTATCcaggggcaactggtagtgtggtggttagagctacagcctttggacccaaaaatcACAGCtatgaatctcacctccagttgcaatacccttgggcaagatgcttagcctgaattgctgcaagtaaaattacccagctgtataaattcaaGTCAGCTAGATGTAAATCCACAGTGCCACTACTTCTTATAATATAAAGAAGAGTATTATTGACATCATAGTGCTCTTCAAGTCCGTCTGGGGGGTGATTTACAAAGCCACTTAAACTGAAAGACACAGACCACTGAACTCTTCAGGGTTTGGACACTGGGGAATATTAATAAATCCACTGTTTATCAATGATTTTTACCTATTGACAAATCAGATCTACATCGACGCAAATGTATGCGCTCTTTCGTTGTCCGAGGCACAGCTACACGCTGGAGACACTGCAGCTTCAAACATGAGGTTGGCAGCGTGTCATCGGCTACCCTACGCTAAGCAACTCACAATCTGCTCAGAACAGTCAGTcacatgaaaacatttatttcgcACGTCAAATTATGTTTACCACGTTTATGATCAGTCGGGCAACACTGCTCTGAATCACTCTTTTCACAAGGGGGTAGATCAGGACCCTCTTTGGAGCTTCTGTCTCTTGGTCCTCATGTTcccccctcttcctccttccctgAGGTTCAttcccttcttcctcttcctccttccctgAGGAAatcttcctccctcctcttcaTACTTTGGGTCGAAATCCTGGAGAGGGTCTTGGAGTGAAGTAAAAGCACGGGTCCTTCCCTGGTGTAGCCGAACCCAGCAGCTGCCATTCAGGCCTGCCCCGCCTGTCCGTCCTTCTTGCCGCCCAACTCCTTCAGTCCCTCCTGGATGTTTTCCACAGCCTCTCCGTCACCTGCCGCCTGGGCCATCGCCAACGCCTCCCGGTAGAGCCGCGCCGATTCCGTCAGCTGACCTAGACCAGGGGAACATTCCAGCGTTCGGCCACTGGCATCGAACGGCACGTCATCCTCCTGCGGCTCGGCCTGACGGTTAACCCTGCTCACCTGACAGCAGCTTCCAAGTCACTTTACAGCACGATGAGTCTTACCCTGGTGCAGCAGGATACCCGCCATGTTCCCCAGGAGCACGTGTTGTTCGGCGTAGCCCGTCTCCTTGCCCAGCGCCACTGCCCTCGAGATCTGGCGCAGCGCCTCCTCGTGGTGACCCTGCGCGTCCAGCACGGTGGCCAAGTCGTTCATCAGCACCAGGCTCTAAACGGAGAGCCACCCTCCGTGAGCAGCTCCTTGCTCTAATTATATGGCTAATTTTATCACATTCCATTTTGCCTGGCCCAGTTACCATTAGCGCTAGCGCAAACCGGCAGCCCCACCCCCGACGTTTCGATCCCCCCGTCACCCACCTGCGGATGCGCCTCCCCCTGCTCCTCCTGGCAGATCTGCAGGGCGCGCTGATAGTCGCTCCGTGCCTGTTCTAGGCGACGTGTGGCGGTCAGGTAACGGGCCCGCGAGTCCAGGCAGAGACCCAGCAACAGCCTGGTGTCCTTGCGCTCGTCATCTGCGGCCCGGCAGAGATGCAAACTCAGCCGCTGGGGCCCGAGCACGTTCCTCCACACGTACGTGGAAATCACCCTTCGCTACATTAATATAATCCCTTGGAGCGTGACCGCGTTTACCGCGCTTTACATGGGTCACGCCGCTCCGGAACGGATATCGACGAAACGAGAAGAGAATAATAACTGAGAAATAAACTAAACTGATAAATGGGGGTCACGCTAATCATCGCCTGGGGGTACCAGGCATCTGAGGGTCTGTCAGTGGTAAAATTCCACCCTGAAAGTTTCCGTGTTTCTATTTTTGCCGAAAAGGGGAAGGAAAGGCATCAATTTACAGACCAGATTGCTACCTGTAAGACCGTCACCAGAAAGGTCCTTCTGCTTCTCAATCTTGGCCTCTAGGGACTCCACACAGAAGCGGAACCCGTGTTCCGCCAGCTCATGTCTACAGgaggagacaaacacacagcactgatTTATTATGAGGAACAGTCACAACAGGCCACCGTGTGCTTTTTGGGAGCAGAACACTAAATGTGAGCAGCGTGCTCATTTCCCAGGATTCCTTTCAGCATTTGTAGGGCCTCCCTGAAACTCAGCATTATGAGGCGACAGGAGCCTGTGCAGGTACGGCTGGTTCCTCATAGCCGGTGGGCTGCGGGTTCAAACACGGGATTTTGGGGAGGCTCATTTCTTGCTACGAGCCATATGAGTGGGGGACACGTAAGTGCGTTCCTCCCCCAAATAAAATTCCCCGTTGCCTTTTTCGGGGAAAAGCTCTGGGAGTCACGGGGTCCCACCGAGGTGCGACGCGAAGCAAGGCGAACACTTGGACGGCTAAGGTAGGCGTGCGACAATCTGCCCGGAGCCGAAACGAGGAAACGAAGACGAGTCCCCTTTTTTCCCTACAATCCTGTCCCAATTCTCGGAAGCGGTCCGAAGACGGTCGAAGCTGCCGAGAGGATCATCGGCGCAGCCCTGCCTACCCTTCGGGTCCCGTACGAGCCCGGTATGAGGAAGCGGGCGAGCAAAATCGTCACCGATCCCACGCACCCCGGGCACGAACTCTTTACACGCCTCCCCTTGGCAGGCGTTACACAGCTCCGTCCACCAGAACGACCGGAAACGAGAACATTTTCCTTCAGACCATCACTCTCACGAACAGTAAACGCTCCCccataggtctcctgtcagtgcaacaatatccaACCACTTTCTgcaatttaattcttatttacttttttttttttagtgtttccgctactatttatactctcgtgTTTGCATACTCCAAAtacgttatttatttatttatttattctgtagtCCTGCGTCGGCTGTTTGCTTGCCTGTAAATACCGGAGGCACCTAGAACCTCGGCGAATTCCTTGTGCGCGAAAGCGCCGGCCAATAAAGCTCATTTCGATTCTGAAGGCGAAGGTAATTTACTGCCGATAATTACCGCCAAAATGGCAGAAACGTTTAGCTACCTACCGTACAGAGCGGATCGTTCCGGACTCGCAGCTATGTTACGTCAGCGGCCGACGCCGGAGCGTAGGCCCGAACTCCCGTTTTTCAGCAAGTTCTGCTTTTCCGCGTCACATTTACCTACCGGCTTTGCGCTCGGATCTTCGGGCAACACGACCGCGCCGGAGTTTCTACCTTCCGTCGAGAAACCCGGCCGAAGGAGCTCTAGGCCCCGAACGGAGGAGCTCGCCCGCGCCGTCTCGGGCGCGCAACGGGGCAGGACGTCTCGGCGGATTTGCGACGACGAGCGTTAGCGGGGATGTTGGCAGGAAAATATCACATAACGTCATTGTTGACTTTGGATCGGGGAAAAAGAGGGGGGCAGTAGAAATTCTGAAGCACATGCTGCACGTGCCGCTTAAACACACAaccgttcattcattcagctggcgatatattttgtacactttcaaaacagaaatactgctacatttattcaaaattctccagtatttttgctttgtttattttctttattccaAAGTTCAAAGGATTTTCATGACATTtatgtcacatttattcatttagcagatgtttttctccaaagcccgggggggggcagcttggcggcatagcaagtagcgctgctgtctcacggcacctgggtggtgcgagaggacgtgggttcgatccccgctcagtctgtgtggagtttgcatgttctccccgtgtctgtgcgggtttccgctgggtgctctggtttcctcccacactccaaagagatgctgttcaggttcaccaagtgtgtgttccactgatgcgtgtaagtagtgtatctagcagtgtaagccaccgtggtgaataaggtgtgtggcctgataacactacatagagttcattggaagttgctttggacaaaagtgtctgctaaatttaaactgatttatttagcagatgcttttctccattcaaataaataaatgtagatgtaagcCACATACAGTGAACAAAGTACTGTGAACAAttctgttaccattatttattcagtagttattcatttatattgtatttatcttggtgtttattaaataaagatttCAGTAGTAAAAATTCATGAAACGTACACATTCCTTGAAGTatgtaatgcactcactgtgtttttctgtgacatgtatgtcgctttagagaaaaacctctgctaaatgagtatTCATTCCTTCAGGGAGCCAAGTGTTCAGAGAAGGAcctcccatttacatttattcacttagcagacgcttttctccaaagtgacttacagtggatgctatgtagtgttaccaccccacataccttattcaccgtggtgagttacactacatacaatgggtcactcatccgtacatcagtggaacacactctctctgtatcactcacacactatggagggaacctgaacagcatgtctttggactgtgggaggaaaccagagtaaacccatgcagaaaaagggaaaacatgcaaactccacacagactgagcggggatcgaagccacatcctctcgcaccacccaggtgccgtgagacagcatccactactcgctgtgccaccgtccctcccctgtgggtttcctccaggtgttgaACTGCTATTAGATTGTGAAGGAGTgagtgaatgggtgagtgtgtgagtgattgccCCATGATGACTAGAGTCCCATCAAGGGTTTACCCCTACTCATGCCCCCTGCTTCCGGGACAGACTGTGGACCGCCACGACCATGAACCACACAAGAAGTTACTGATGATGCAAAGATGGAGGGATGAGTCCACGACACAGGTAACGGTTGGCAAAACGACTGACACCGATAACTATAAAGTCATGGAAAGTTCTCATTCTCTCATCATCACACATGTCTAAAACCgattgtcccaagcagggtcacggcaaaccggagcctaacccagcaacacaggacgcaaggccggagggggaggggacacacccaggatgggacgccagtccatcacaaggcaccccaagcgggactcgaaccccagacccaccggagagcaggacccggtcaaacccgctgtgccacctcaccccccttGAACGTTTTCACGGAAGGTATAAAAAGGATCCGATTTTGCACCGAGAGTGAAAACCAAGACAAAATTCCTTACAAGCTGATAAGGAAGCAACTCACTGATCCTGAGAGCCGTAAATACTGGCCAGCTTCAGAGACATTTCGATCACGGCGTTGTCGTCCTGCCACACGGAGGGAGGGAAAGGGGCGGAAGTCAGAGGAATCCAGCAGCATGGAGAGGACTCCAGTCACCTTGCCGGTCTGCACCACTCACCTCAGGAGTGCCCCCAGACAGCATAAAGCTCATGGCTGCTTTGAACAGCTTCTCGGCCTGCAGGGCGTAAAGGTAAAGGAAGGTAAAGGTGTCAGGGAGAACCACGGCCCGCCAGGAGACCCACGAGGACAGGACAGTGACATCAGATCTCCGCAGGGGGGATACTTAACATACATTAGACAGCTGGCCTTGGATAAAAGCGAGGTTCGCCATCTGgggggcaggaaaaaaaaaaaaaaaaaaatcacacacgtCGAAAACCAGGGGAGAGTCGGATTCCTACACAGTGTAGAAACACTGCTATCACACTACTTGTACCGTTGAAATCAAGTTCGTTTCCTCTGAAATCAATTATTTCAGTATTGCATGGATATAATACGAGGTGTTTACGGTACGTGGTAATTCTACAGCACTTCAGTGCCTTTAACTAGTATTAATATCGCCGACTGCCAAATGTCCTCGGTGTTCAATACAATCAGGGTTTTCTTTCGTGACACGAAACTGTAATTCTTATGCATCCGAGAGCTGAGCTGAATAGTCGGATTTATTACAGTTGTACAAGTGCCGAATTCACTCTCTGTACTTGCAAGACAGTGATTACCGATGATTTTGAGAGTGCTGTATCTAAGGATCACTTATTAGGTGTGCGAGAGACAAAAAGTGAAGGCAAGAATGTAGCTTTAATAACTCAGTCTGCCCCTGGATGCTTTCGTCAAAATGGCACGGGATTATGGGTAATCTCAGCCCGAGTCGTGCAGAAACCCGCGTCCGTACCAGGGTGTACGTGTAGATGATGGCTTGGGTGTTGTGGCTTTGGTGGGCAAGGCGGATCGCGTGGTGCAGGAAGCCGCTGGCAGCGTCCAGCTCCCCTCGCATGATGCTGAGCTGAAACACGCAGCGGGGAGATCAGCGTGGGCCTTCCCACAGTTACGCTGGGCATTACGCAGCTGTGGTAACGCACAATGTAAAATCCcaaaaaaaataccattatGATACGCTGTGGAAGCAGGCATTTATCAGGTCAGATGTTGAAAAGATGATTTCGCAAATGACGTGGTTTGGCTGCTCACCCTACAGATGCTGACACCCCTTTAAACCACAGGTACTGTGCTGCTAATTAAAGGGGTCCTGCTTcttcactgacatttattcatttagccgatgcttttctccaaagcaacttgcagtgttaaagtGCTTAAActtatttatccctttatacagccgagtaattttactggagcaatttaaggtaagtaccttgctcagcggtactacagctggagatcgaacctgcgacctttttgggtctaaaggaagcagctctaaccactacgctaccagctgttgaGCTAacaattttctctaaagtaaatTATAGTGTTAGGCcgctcacagtgatttacccatttatacagctgggttgtttTACTGGACCAATCTGCGGTACGTACCGCAGCAAGGGCAGCACCAGGGTACAACAGACGGAGgtcagatttgaacccgggtTCTTCAAACTCAAAGGGCGTCTCTGTCGAGTGAATAATAACCACCGTGTATAAGAATGCTGgtagcgcagcggttagagccgctttccttggacctaaaggtcgcaggttcgagtctcacctccagctatagtactcttgagcaaggtacttactctaaatggctctagtaaaattacccagctgtgtaaatgggtaaataattgttgtaGGTCGCTTAACATTATTagtgattttggagaaaagcgtcagctaaaagagtaaatgtaaatcggACTGTGACCGAACATCCAAAGTGTCACTGGGACCTGAAAGGACTCTTATACCTTTGCTCTTTTGAGAAGCATAATGATCTCATCCTCCTTCTTCTTagcttcatcctcctcctcctcctcatcgccGGTCTTACTGAAGAGAGAGAACGCTGAGATCGGGTGGAGAGGAAGCCAGAATCGTTAAGAGAAACCGAGAAAGTCGCAAATGCAGCAGATAAAGTAGGAAGTctaactgtgtgtttgtttgtttgtttgtttactctcACACGTGTTACATAATTATTCTGACATCACTGTCACTTGTATTGAGCGTGATGTGGAAATGAATGACACGTTACATATTTCATGAgaccgcgcgcgcgcgcacacacacacctttttaaTGAGAAACTGCGTGACTGTATATACCCTCGAGTGGGGCCTCCTTACCCACGGCCGCGCACAGCAGGGGGCCGCGCGCGCTCTCACCCCTGCTGCCGTTTCTGGACCGACCGCCAGGGGGAGCCGCCCAGCTGTCTGCGCATGACCTCCCGCGTCCGCCGCGTCCGCCGCACCACGCCGCCTCTGGCTCCAGGCGCACAAGGGCGTCGCTAGCCGGCATCCTGCGGAAAAGCTGCCCGCCGACGAGTACACGGAGGCCCTGCCCCCGGAGCCGGTCGGACCGCAGCGACCGAAACAGAGGCGCGCACGTCGGAAGACGACGGAACAAACGGCGTGCCGCCATACCGCACGGCGAACGCGGAGCGTGGGTCACGTGACGCGCGC of the Scleropages formosus chromosome 7, fSclFor1.1, whole genome shotgun sequence genome contains:
- the ttc19 gene encoding tetratricopeptide repeat protein 19, mitochondrial isoform X4; the encoded protein is MLLKRAKLSIMRGELDAASGFLHHAIRLAHQSHNTQAIIYTYTLMANLAFIQGQLSNAEKLFKAAMSFMLSGGTPEDDNAVIEMSLKLASIYGSQDQHELAEHGFRFCVESLEAKIEKQKDLSGDGLTDDERKDTRLLLGLCLDSRARYLTATRRLEQARSDYQRALQICQEEQGEAHPQSLVLMNDLATVLDAQGHHEEALRQISRAVALGKETGYAEQHVLLGNMAGILLHQGQLTESARLYREALAMAQAAGDGEAVENIQEGLKELGGKKDGQAGQA
- the ttc19 gene encoding tetratricopeptide repeat protein 19, mitochondrial isoform X1, which encodes MAARRLFRRLPTCAPLFRSLRSDRLRGQGLRVLVGGQLFRRMPASDALVRLEPEAAWCGGRGGRGRSCADSWAAPPGGRSRNGSRGESARGPLLCAAVAFSLFSKTGDEEEEEDEAKKKEDEIIMLLKRAKLSIMRGELDAASGFLHHAIRLAHQSHNTQAIIYTYTLMANLAFIQGQLSNAEKLFKAAMSFMLSGGTPEDDNAVIEMSLKLASIYGSQDQHELAEHGFRFCVESLEAKIEKQKDLSGDGLTDDERKDTRLLLGLCLDSRARYLTATRRLEQARSDYQRALQICQEEQGEAHPQSLVLMNDLATVLDAQGHHEEALRQISRAVALGKETGYAEQHVLLGNMAGILLHQGQLTESARLYREALAMAQAAGDGEAVENIQEGLKELGGKKDGQAGQA
- the ttc19 gene encoding tetratricopeptide repeat protein 19, mitochondrial isoform X3, with translation MAARRLFRRLPTCAPLFRSLRSDRLRGQGLRVLVGGQLFRRMPASDALVRLEPEAAWCGGRGGRGRSCADSWAAPPGGRSRNGSRGESARGPLLCAAVAFSLFSKTGDEEEEEDEAKKKEDEIIMLLKRAKAEKLFKAAMSFMLSGGTPEDDNAVIEMSLKLASIYGSQDQHELAEHGFRFCVESLEAKIEKQKDLSGDGLTDDERKDTRLLLGLCLDSRARYLTATRRLEQARSDYQRALQICQEEQGEAHPQSLVLMNDLATVLDAQGHHEEALRQISRAVALGKETGYAEQHVLLGNMAGILLHQGQLTESARLYREALAMAQAAGDGEAVENIQEGLKELGGKKDGQAGQA
- the ttc19 gene encoding tetratricopeptide repeat protein 19, mitochondrial isoform X2, whose amino-acid sequence is MAARRLFRRLPTCAPLFRSLRSDRLRGQGLRVLVGGQLFRRMPASDALVRLEPEAAWCGGRGGRGRSCADSWAAPPGGRSRNGSRGESARGPLLCAAVAFSLFSKTGDEEEEEDEAKKKEDEIIMLLKRAKLSIMRGELDAASGFLHHAIRLAHQSHNTQAIIYTYTLMANLAFIQGQLSNAEKLFKAAMSFMLSGGTPEDDNAVIEMSLKLASIYGSQDQHELAEHGFRFCVESLEAKIEKQKDLSGDGLTDDERKDTRLLLGLCLDSRARYLTATRRLEQARSDYQRALQICQEEQGEAHPQGHHEEALRQISRAVALGKETGYAEQHVLLGNMAGILLHQGQLTESARLYREALAMAQAAGDGEAVENIQEGLKELGGKKDGQAGQA